In the Oscillatoria salina IIICB1 genome, TACTGAAAAATCAACTAATATTTCTGAATTTAAAATTACTTCATCGAGTAATTTAGCCAAATTTTCAAGAGGACTAGCTAAAAAAACTAAACTATTAGCAGTTTCCGCACCAGCTTGCCACTTTGATACAGCTTCTGTTACTGCATTTGTTACGACTTGGCGATAAGGTTCCGGAGCAGCTAAATCTGCTATTGCTTGACGAGATTCCGAGGCAATTTCTTCTGGTAATTCCTCTAAAGAAAGTTCTAAATCTGACTTATTTTTTTGGTTTGTAAACTGAGTTATTAAACGTTCTAACACGAAAATTTATTGGTAATTAGAAAAAGAGAGATATTGTCAACAACATCTCTAAAATCAGGAAAGCGATCGCTAATTTAAACTGTCTGATTATCAAGAGTTTCTTGGCGCTCGTTATTGGCGATCGCCACTTGAGCCGAGTTGCGGAACATGAGAGTATAAATATCGGTAGGCATATCGATATTAGCACGTTCGAGTGCTTCTTTAATTGCTTTAGTTGCTAAAGAAGTTGTCTTTAAGAAACCACTGCGCCGCGAATCCACCCAAAAACGCACTTCTAAGTTGACGGTACTAGCGGCTAATTCCCGAACTAAAATTTCTGGTTCAGGTGTAGATTCTACTTGCGAAACACTTGATAAAGCTTGGAAAATAATTTGTTGCGCTTGACTAATATTTTCCCCATAATCAATTCCCACTATAACTGAACTACGACGTTTGGGTGAAGCCGTGTTATTAATAATACTAGCTTCAAAAACTTCTTGATTAGGAATGTAAACCATTCTCCCATCATAAGTTTTCATTGTCGTTGCCCGAAGTTCGATTTGAATAATCGTACCTTCATAATCGCCAATTACTACTTGATCGTTAATGCCAAAGGGTCGAGCAGCTAGTAAAATTACCCCAGAAATATAATTGCTTAAAACATCTTTAAGAGAAAAACCAATTGCGACACTTGTCAGACCCAAAGCTCCCAAAAGCGCTCCAAAATCAAGTCCTAAAACACCGAGAGCAATTACCGAACCAACAATCCAAACACCACCGTAGCCCAAACGCCCGATTAAAATTTCAGTATTCCGATTTCCTTCAGTTTGTTCTGCCCAAACTCGAAACAAACGGCGAGCAATTTTCGCAACTAACCAAGTTAATAAAACTACAGCGATCGCGCCAATCAGGGAAGGTAAATTATTAATTGTATCTCGCAACAGATCCCTGACTGTAATATAAACGCGCTGTCCAACATCGATCGCTAAAGGCGGTTTGTCTAAAGTTTGATTAAGTTGATTTGCCCATTTTTCAGCCAGTTCCTCCACCGATAAACCAAAATCCTCAGCATCTTGCTGAGTGACAGTCATTAATACCCGATTGTTGAGTTGTAGCGTTGCAATTTGACGCGGATTATCAGGATTAACGGTAACTTGTTCGACAGGATCGGACTGGGATAATATACTCGCAAGTCGTCGATTAATAATTTGCGCCCGATCTTGGGCTGAAAGATCCGAAAGGCTACCGACTTGAAAAACAGGTCTACCTCTGACCAACACATCGGCAAAATAAAGTCCTTGGGAAGGAAGCTGTAAGCTTTCTCCATTGGGTGCGCTTTGAACTGGTATGGCTTCGTCTTGAGTGAGTCCAGGTGAAACAGTTGTCAAGAAAAAAACAGCGATTACAATGAGAATATAAGATTTTTTTGAGCCTTGCTTGCGCCACGAACGATGAGTAATAATGCCGATCGTGTTTTGTTTTTGCAGAGAGAATAAAGCCAGAAATTTCTGTAAAACAGGATAAAACCCGATGAGGAGAATTACTTCTAGCAATTGATAGATTTTTTTCATGATTTTTGCAATACCATAACTGAAGATGTACAAAAAGCTCGCAGATTGACAATGCGCTATTCACTTTTGAGAAGATTTGAGGGAGCATTACTAGGTAGCCTGATTGGGAATTTTTGGGGTAACAGTAGCTCAACCACAGCAAGTCATCAAAATGCCCGACCATTTGCCAATCAGATGCTTTCTCTAGAGAGCGAGATCGGTTTTCTCGGCTGTGCAAGTTTAATTAGCCGAGGTAAATTAAATAGAGAAAAATGGTTAGAGGAAATCCATCTGAAGAAAGATTCTCTGCTGAAATTAAAAAATAGTGCTTCGAGCAGTGAAACCGCGATCGCGATTCTGCCTGCGATCTTATTTTTTCATGAAAGTCCGAGCTTATTGCGAGAAAATTTAGCGATCGCGGCATCAATTTGGCAAAGTCCAGATTTAGACACAGCAGAGGCGATCGCTTGGGGAGAGGCGATCGCGCTGCTGTTACGAGAAAAAAGCGACCCTCGCAACTTAGTTAAAACAATCTTAAATAATTACCTTCCGACAGAGAACTCGCCCTTGAGCCAAAAATTGGCGCTAGTAGAAACTTTGTTAACCAAAAAAATTAACTTAGATCGAGCAGTCAGAGAATTATCTGGGCAAAGTAAAAGCCAAGATCTTGCTATACCCCTAGCCCTGTATTGTTTTTGTACAACACCCGAAGACTTTCGCCTCTGCGTACTGCGAGCATTACAAACAGGCTACGCACCAGCAAAAGTTGCCGCCCTCACAGGCGCGATCGCCGGAGCTTATAACTCTTTGAGTGGAATACCTTTAAGATGGCGTTTAGCAACTAAAAAACACGAACTAGGTCGCAAAGCACTACAACTAGCAGCCTCTCTGTTTGCCGTGTGGTCAGGAGTATACCAACTAGAAAACACTAACGAACAGTTACTTACCAGTGCAGCCGTGGGTGCCGGCGGAACAATTAAGCCTCGCCCTCAACTGCAAATTATCTCTCAGAGAGAATAGTCATTCTTAACTCGATTGCTTAAGGTAGAAAGATGTACGGGAGACAAGCCTATGGGATATATCTAGATCCTACAATTAAGCTTAACTCCTTATTCACCCCGAAAATTGTAACCAGGCAAACAGCAATCGACAACTTAGTGTAAGATGCCTTGCATTAAGTTTTGCTGACAGTTTTGTTGCCCTCACACTATAGGCTATGAGAAAGTTTCATTCACTGACACGGCGAATAGAGGGATGGGGACGAAGATACCAAAATCTCCGTTGGTTTCCCTTCTCCAAAGAAACTGAGACATCTAAAAACACGACTGGCGACCCAATCTTAAAGGGCGATCGCTCAAACTTGGAAAGTACAGATGTGCCAAAACGGGTTTCTCGCTGCGATCGATGTCAAACAAGCAGAACCCGCCAGGCTCAAAGCCCAGTTATGTTCGTCTTGGCGGTGGTTTCTCTCACCAGTGTGGTTGGTCATCGTTTTTACAACCAACCTCAGCTAGCTGTCGGTACTCAAGCTCCCGAAACAATTCGCGCTCCTGGTGATGCTAAAGTTGAGGATACCAAAACTACTGAAGCTAACCGGGAAGCAGCTCGCAAAGCTTTATTCCCAATTCTCAAACTAGATACCGAAGTTAGCGCCAATGTAGATCGCGAATTGGAAAAAATCCTTTCAGAAATTGAAAAACTCCGCGAGACTGCGGGTTCTTTTCCTTTTCTCGATCCAGAAATTATCTCTTTACCTAGCCAACGGTATCTCCGCGATAGTGAAGAATGGGAATGGCGAACAATTTTAGTAGCACTCGAACAAGAAACATCGGAACAACTAAGTGTCGCTGAACTCTCTTTTTCTCAACCAGATGTAGAGAAAAAGCAGGGTGCGTCTCTACTCACTCCGGCATTGCAGCAAGCTGTCGCCGAACTACAAGCTTATCGTCAAGCAACTTCACCTGAAGAGTTTAATGATTTGCTAATCGAAATTTCTCGCGCTCGTCAAGGTTATACTCAAGCACTTAGCTTGATTTCGGAAGTCACCGGAGATAAGTTCGGCAAGGAATATGGTGTGACTTTATTAGATTTACGAGAGGAAACTTGGCAGGAAACCAAACAAGGTATTCGTAGTGCTAAAGCACGTATTCTCACTCAAGGAATTCCTCCAGGATTGCCTGATTATTTGTTACAAGAGGCAATAAGTATCCAGCTAGAGTCATTTGTTCCTGCTTTAACTGAGCCTTTAGCTCAAGATATTTTGCTCAAGGTATTAAGTGCTAAAGCTAATTTAGTTGAAGATCAAGAACAAACTAAACGTCGGGCAGAACAAGCCGCAGAAAATGCAGATATTGAATTTGCGGAAGTCAGCAAAGGAGAAATAATTGTCAAACTTGGTGAAGAAATTACTCAAGAAGATTTTGTCCTGCTGGATCATTTCGGTTTGAGTCGGCGCGGGATCAACTGGACTGGCTTGTTTGGCAGTGCAGTTGTTTGTGGGGGTGCAGTGGGAATTTTTTGGCTGGTTAAGCGACGAGTTTCGCCCAGGTTACGCCGCCGCGACCATATTTTGCTGTTGTTGATGAGTTTGACTTCACCACTTTTGGCAGTTTTTGGCGTGCCTTACAACAATTTACCTGCAATTGGTTTGTTGGTAGGTAGCTTTTACGGTTCGACGTTAGGAGTTACTCTTGTTAGTTTAGTGACCGGATTAGTAGGTTTTGGTAGTGTGGGTGTGAGTGCGATCGCACTTTCTTGGGAGTATTTGATCGCTGGTGTGGCTGGCGGTACTCTGGCAGCAGTAATGGCGGCGAGAATGCGATCTCGTGATGAGTTGGCTTTGCTTGGTGGTGCGGTTGGTTTGACTCAGGGAGGAGTCAATCTGCTCGTTAATTTGATTATTAGTGCTAATGCGGGTACGATTTGGTACGCT is a window encoding:
- a CDS encoding mechanosensitive ion channel family protein gives rise to the protein MKKIYQLLEVILLIGFYPVLQKFLALFSLQKQNTIGIITHRSWRKQGSKKSYILIVIAVFFLTTVSPGLTQDEAIPVQSAPNGESLQLPSQGLYFADVLVRGRPVFQVGSLSDLSAQDRAQIINRRLASILSQSDPVEQVTVNPDNPRQIATLQLNNRVLMTVTQQDAEDFGLSVEELAEKWANQLNQTLDKPPLAIDVGQRVYITVRDLLRDTINNLPSLIGAIAVVLLTWLVAKIARRLFRVWAEQTEGNRNTEILIGRLGYGGVWIVGSVIALGVLGLDFGALLGALGLTSVAIGFSLKDVLSNYISGVILLAARPFGINDQVVIGDYEGTIIQIELRATTMKTYDGRMVYIPNQEVFEASIINNTASPKRRSSVIVGIDYGENISQAQQIIFQALSSVSQVESTPEPEILVRELAASTVNLEVRFWVDSRRSGFLKTTSLATKAIKEALERANIDMPTDIYTLMFRNSAQVAIANNERQETLDNQTV
- a CDS encoding ADP-ribosylglycohydrolase family protein, with translation MRYSLLRRFEGALLGSLIGNFWGNSSSTTASHQNARPFANQMLSLESEIGFLGCASLISRGKLNREKWLEEIHLKKDSLLKLKNSASSSETAIAILPAILFFHESPSLLRENLAIAASIWQSPDLDTAEAIAWGEAIALLLREKSDPRNLVKTILNNYLPTENSPLSQKLALVETLLTKKINLDRAVRELSGQSKSQDLAIPLALYCFCTTPEDFRLCVLRALQTGYAPAKVAALTGAIAGAYNSLSGIPLRWRLATKKHELGRKALQLAASLFAVWSGVYQLENTNEQLLTSAAVGAGGTIKPRPQLQIISQRE
- a CDS encoding HD family phosphohydrolase; this encodes MRKFHSLTRRIEGWGRRYQNLRWFPFSKETETSKNTTGDPILKGDRSNLESTDVPKRVSRCDRCQTSRTRQAQSPVMFVLAVVSLTSVVGHRFYNQPQLAVGTQAPETIRAPGDAKVEDTKTTEANREAARKALFPILKLDTEVSANVDRELEKILSEIEKLRETAGSFPFLDPEIISLPSQRYLRDSEEWEWRTILVALEQETSEQLSVAELSFSQPDVEKKQGASLLTPALQQAVAELQAYRQATSPEEFNDLLIEISRARQGYTQALSLISEVTGDKFGKEYGVTLLDLREETWQETKQGIRSAKARILTQGIPPGLPDYLLQEAISIQLESFVPALTEPLAQDILLKVLSAKANLVEDQEQTKRRAEQAAENADIEFAEVSKGEIIVKLGEEITQEDFVLLDHFGLSRRGINWTGLFGSAVVCGGAVGIFWLVKRRVSPRLRRRDHILLLLMSLTSPLLAVFGVPYNNLPAIGLLVGSFYGSTLGVTLVSLVTGLVGFGSVGVSAIALSWEYLIAGVAGGTLAAVMAARMRSRDELALLGGAVGLTQGGVNLLVNLIISANAGTIWYAILPEAVVFGLSGLAWTVVALGISPYLERLFDLVTPIRLAELSNPNRPLLKRLATEAPGTFQHTMFVASLAEAAARELHCNVELVRAGTLYHDIGKMHDPLAFIENQMGGPNKHDEINDPWLSAEIIKKHVSEGLIMAKKYGLPKAVRDFIPEHQAKLLISYFYFQAKQQASQRKGRPVLECDFRYDGPIPQSKETGIVMLADACEAALRSLTDATPETALNTVSKIFKSRWQDGQLEDSGLKLEELKTIAEVFVRVWQQYNHKRIAYPKAALEPQQASK